In one window of uncultured Sphaerochaeta sp. DNA:
- a CDS encoding PAS domain-containing protein, producing the protein MELMHNTDKRTSRLIEYFQILCEGTTDKGTYESYRDVLETATAYETNAALDALLSETEDIEAYTIPVARFIRSVGKGLESATLPDYQDNALLISLAEENVEIAKVSSSLQQLSIQLKKEGDSDISRIQEILSSFDLLQKHYERLQNELFPLFEQTSNEQSCVKLMWAIQNTALDLKKQTQAYEGSDMASFWKLFSNFYFNMEILRYRETYILYPVAYRALGEHSEKRMENVLADAFFSGKTGALTFEQLELIFRLLPLDIAFIGADDRVKFYSDPPHRIFPRSPQVIGRLVQNCHPPKSVATVEEILSSFKEGREDSAEFYLVVRGAFVHIQYYAVRSMDGKYLGTLEVTQDATHLRSLSGEKRLL; encoded by the coding sequence ATGGAACTAATGCACAATACAGACAAGCGTACTTCACGGCTTATTGAGTACTTCCAGATTCTCTGTGAGGGAACAACAGACAAGGGAACCTATGAATCCTATCGTGATGTCTTGGAAACAGCCACAGCATATGAGACGAATGCGGCATTGGATGCACTCCTCAGCGAGACAGAGGATATTGAGGCATATACCATTCCAGTAGCGAGGTTCATCAGGTCAGTGGGAAAGGGACTGGAGAGTGCAACGCTTCCAGATTACCAAGACAATGCACTGCTTATATCCTTGGCTGAGGAGAATGTTGAAATCGCGAAGGTATCCTCTTCATTGCAGCAACTCAGCATACAGCTCAAGAAGGAGGGAGACAGCGATATTTCACGCATTCAGGAAATTCTTTCCTCGTTTGACCTGCTACAGAAGCACTATGAGCGATTGCAGAATGAGCTATTTCCCCTTTTTGAGCAAACCAGCAATGAACAAAGCTGCGTGAAGCTGATGTGGGCGATCCAGAATACAGCCCTTGACCTGAAGAAGCAGACGCAAGCCTATGAAGGCAGTGATATGGCATCATTCTGGAAATTGTTCAGCAACTTCTACTTCAATATGGAAATATTGCGATATCGGGAGACGTATATCCTCTACCCGGTTGCCTATCGTGCACTAGGCGAACATAGTGAAAAGCGTATGGAAAACGTTCTTGCTGATGCATTCTTTTCTGGTAAGACAGGTGCCCTCACCTTCGAACAGTTGGAGTTGATCTTTCGTCTCCTCCCACTCGATATTGCCTTCATAGGGGCCGATGACCGGGTTAAGTTCTACTCTGATCCCCCACACCGTATCTTTCCCCGCAGTCCACAGGTAATTGGAAGGTTGGTGCAGAACTGCCATCCTCCAAAGAGTGTAGCCACAGTCGAGGAAATCCTCAGTTCCTTCAAAGAAGGAAGGGAGGATTCTGCGGAGTTCTATCTGGTTGTAAGGGGAGCTTTTGTCCACATCCAGTACTACGCAGTGCGTAGCATGGATGGCAAGTATCTTGGGACCTTGGAAGTGACCCAAGACGCAACACACCTCAGATCCCTTAGCGGGGAGAAGCGGTTGCTTTAG
- a CDS encoding nucleoside-diphosphate kinase, translating to MEQSLSYVLVTPYTVAKSRTGGVLSRLLSRISLELVGAQMIAMDQTITEEYASIIKTREKDEGANISNLLSSYIEQNLGPTGGVKHRSLLLLFKGEHPCEELTKVVGSFQKEARLVENVTGMSIRDTYADLIYTDEEESEILYFEPAVITAQSQNEADQTLALFGSWLPGENNIVKNRPDEYYEKAQRTLVIIKPDNWKYASSRPGMIIDMFSRSGLRIVGIKVLKMSVAQALQFYGPTKEGLKAKLAPIYGMQARELLEGEFNVLLGDQLQNILTNSFGDMYSEEQFERIVEFMAGIKPSECNAEDLDKPGLVKCMVLIYEGVEAVSKIRTILGATDPNKALAGTIRREFGSNIRVNAAHASDSPENAQREMGVLEAEENFNATLIKGYLESKATASPR from the coding sequence ATGGAACAGTCCTTATCGTATGTTCTGGTTACCCCATATACCGTAGCAAAAAGTCGCACCGGCGGGGTGCTATCCAGACTTCTCTCCCGCATATCCCTCGAGCTTGTAGGAGCTCAGATGATTGCAATGGATCAAACCATTACCGAGGAATATGCATCGATTATCAAGACTAGGGAAAAGGATGAGGGAGCGAACATCTCAAACCTTCTTTCCTCCTACATAGAACAGAACCTAGGACCCACCGGTGGAGTCAAACACCGATCCTTGTTACTCCTATTCAAAGGGGAACATCCCTGTGAGGAACTTACCAAAGTGGTGGGATCCTTCCAGAAGGAAGCTCGTTTGGTAGAAAATGTTACCGGAATGTCAATCCGTGACACCTATGCTGATCTTATCTACACCGATGAAGAAGAGAGTGAAATCCTTTATTTTGAGCCAGCAGTCATCACTGCACAAAGCCAGAATGAAGCTGACCAAACCCTCGCCCTTTTCGGTTCCTGGTTGCCAGGAGAGAACAACATCGTCAAGAACAGACCAGATGAATATTATGAGAAGGCCCAACGTACACTTGTCATCATCAAGCCAGATAATTGGAAGTATGCTTCCAGCCGCCCTGGCATGATCATAGATATGTTCAGTCGCAGTGGCCTTCGCATTGTAGGAATCAAGGTGCTGAAGATGTCCGTTGCCCAGGCTTTGCAGTTCTACGGCCCGACCAAGGAAGGCCTGAAAGCAAAACTTGCTCCCATCTATGGCATGCAAGCGAGGGAACTTCTGGAAGGTGAATTCAATGTACTATTGGGAGACCAGCTCCAGAATATCCTTACCAACAGCTTCGGCGACATGTACAGTGAAGAACAGTTCGAACGTATTGTAGAGTTCATGGCCGGTATCAAACCAAGTGAATGCAATGCTGAGGACCTGGACAAGCCTGGGCTGGTTAAATGCATGGTCCTGATCTATGAAGGCGTTGAGGCCGTGAGTAAGATCAGAACGATTCTCGGCGCCACTGACCCGAACAAGGCACTTGCTGGAACCATCCGCAGAGAATTCGGCTCCAATATCCGCGTCAATGCTGCACACGCATCCGACTCACCGGAGAATGCCCAACGAGAGATGGGTGTATTGGAAGCTGAAGAGAATTTCAACGCCACCCTGATCAAGGGATATCTCGAATCTAAAGCAACCGCTTCTCCCCGCTAA
- a CDS encoding isochorismatase family cysteine hydrolase → MPTATKKDYSKSHSRRLLVVIDMQKDFISGSLGTVEAEEVVDKVAAKVAGHKGPLAYTLDTHEADYLKTSEGKHLPVVHCIKGEEGHQLVDQLKEPLKDAMVFEKPTFGSVELATYIANDQTITEVELVGVCTDICVVSNALLIKAMRPELPVLVDASCCAGTTPDNHEAALKTMHSCQIEVFS, encoded by the coding sequence ATGCCTACTGCAACAAAGAAGGATTATTCAAAGTCTCATTCTAGAAGGTTGCTTGTCGTAATCGACATGCAAAAGGATTTCATCTCGGGAAGCCTCGGCACTGTTGAAGCAGAGGAGGTGGTTGATAAGGTGGCCGCGAAAGTGGCAGGTCACAAGGGGCCACTCGCCTATACCTTGGACACCCATGAGGCAGACTATCTGAAAACCAGTGAAGGAAAACATCTTCCTGTCGTTCACTGCATCAAGGGCGAAGAAGGGCATCAGCTGGTAGATCAGCTCAAGGAGCCGCTGAAAGATGCAATGGTCTTTGAAAAACCCACCTTCGGCTCAGTTGAGCTTGCAACATACATAGCAAATGACCAAACAATCACGGAAGTGGAGTTGGTGGGCGTATGCACTGATATCTGTGTGGTCTCCAATGCCCTCTTGATCAAGGCGATGAGACCGGAGCTTCCTGTCCTCGTTGATGCAAGTTGTTGCGCTGGAACAACCCCCGACAACCATGAGGCAGCACTTAAGACAATGCATTCGTGTCAAATCGAGGTTTTTTCTTGA
- a CDS encoding desulfoferrodoxin family protein produces MAKKLHFYRCPICHSMVDLVYDEGHSLHCCENEMQLLKPRTADERDANHEIVLTHRGDLLYVKVGSKPHPQSDDHQITTIFLVTKHHTRRHDIRKGTPASAVFTDTDHGDVYAYCNKEGLFKVSF; encoded by the coding sequence ATGGCAAAGAAGCTTCACTTCTATCGTTGCCCCATCTGCCATTCAATGGTTGATTTGGTATATGACGAGGGGCACTCCTTGCACTGCTGTGAAAATGAAATGCAACTGCTAAAACCCAGGACCGCAGACGAGAGAGATGCAAACCATGAAATAGTACTCACTCATAGGGGTGACTTACTCTACGTTAAAGTGGGTAGTAAGCCGCATCCCCAGAGTGATGACCATCAGATAACTACCATATTCTTGGTGACAAAACACCATACCCGGCGCCATGATATACGTAAGGGGACTCCTGCCTCTGCGGTATTCACCGATACTGACCATGGAGATGTATATGCCTACTGCAACAAAGAAGGATTATTCAAAGTCTCATTCTAG
- a CDS encoding bifunctional diguanylate cyclase/phosphodiesterase, with translation MEKSDWSAEGRQDSRRTGQLTIRVLLLSLFLVFILSLFFHQFNRKLEQALWEEKQAQFQYLADQSAQLVIQQINEDQRVLQSLVEQTASLTQGSAVAMLNERSIQWEKAGNYASITRSGDHLLYAAKADLADGAYLTLFHTVSTKTYDDLLGNLFAGKPFTGYWIKPEGTLLWQTDGSLDGLDALSLASDETMQLFTSKLDGGWGQFVLVAKRGLSESVSLAILRSSLSMAVMVIVIFFLFLVYLLSMDHRYAKTLWHLAYVDELTKLPNKNLFEREAKLRLQHPRDSYALMILDIGKFKLINDHFGYGFGDSLLLHCAKVLPRYVTRDGLCARLSGDKFIMLVSYRERTALQRRITIIEEELRHFSFPKASLFQLEILVGISLVEEPNLEISSYINRALFALSALKEAKQGWYLFYEEAIKDQLLEESELEHVFNKALSAGEFFIQIQPKYSFSTGSLIGGEALVRWKHPTRGLLMPSQFIPLLEKHNLLIALDMYVLKLVCKLFVQWKAEGKPLLPVSVNQSRAHLFVTNYEESLVALVDHYGIDHKLMEFELTETLFLHDLTHLSSVLKSLRAQGFLVSLDDFGSGYSSLTMLKDVQIDVIKMDQGFFTDLTSNAQGRMVIQHVIAMAKDLGITTIAEGVESEEQARMLASMGCDGVQGYFYSQPLEVSEYGQLLSDDTPRCFL, from the coding sequence ATGGAAAAGAGTGATTGGTCAGCTGAGGGAAGACAGGATTCACGTCGAACAGGTCAACTGACCATTCGCGTCCTTTTGCTTAGCCTCTTTCTGGTATTCATCCTCTCGCTGTTTTTCCATCAATTCAATCGAAAACTTGAACAGGCACTCTGGGAGGAGAAGCAGGCTCAGTTCCAATATCTTGCAGACCAAAGTGCCCAGCTGGTAATCCAGCAGATCAATGAAGATCAGAGAGTGCTGCAATCGTTGGTCGAACAAACTGCATCCCTCACACAAGGGAGTGCGGTAGCTATGCTCAATGAACGCAGTATCCAATGGGAGAAAGCTGGGAATTATGCTTCCATCACTCGTTCTGGTGATCATCTACTGTATGCTGCAAAGGCTGATCTGGCTGATGGAGCATATCTTACGCTGTTTCATACTGTTTCCACCAAAACCTATGATGATCTACTTGGAAATTTGTTTGCTGGCAAGCCATTCACCGGATACTGGATCAAGCCGGAGGGGACCTTGCTCTGGCAGACAGATGGAAGTCTTGATGGGCTTGATGCCCTTTCGCTTGCTTCTGATGAAACGATGCAGTTGTTCACCAGTAAGCTGGATGGTGGATGGGGACAGTTTGTCTTGGTTGCCAAACGAGGTCTCTCTGAATCTGTCTCACTGGCAATACTGCGCTCCTCCCTTTCGATGGCGGTGATGGTTATCGTCATCTTCTTTCTATTCCTGGTATACCTGCTCTCCATGGACCATCGATATGCCAAGACTTTATGGCATCTAGCGTATGTGGATGAGCTCACCAAGTTGCCGAACAAGAATCTTTTCGAAAGGGAAGCAAAGCTACGCTTGCAGCACCCCAGGGACTCCTATGCACTTATGATCCTGGACATTGGCAAGTTCAAATTGATCAATGACCATTTTGGGTATGGTTTTGGGGATTCCTTGTTGCTTCACTGTGCAAAGGTGCTTCCCAGGTATGTTACTCGTGATGGACTGTGTGCCCGATTAAGCGGTGATAAGTTCATTATGCTTGTAAGCTACCGTGAACGGACAGCTTTGCAAAGAAGGATTACCATCATTGAGGAAGAGCTTCGCCATTTCTCCTTTCCAAAAGCTTCCCTTTTCCAGCTGGAAATTCTCGTCGGTATCTCTCTGGTGGAAGAGCCAAATCTGGAGATCAGTTCATATATCAACCGAGCGCTGTTTGCTCTCTCAGCATTGAAGGAAGCGAAACAAGGCTGGTATCTCTTCTATGAGGAAGCAATCAAGGACCAGCTTCTTGAAGAGAGTGAATTGGAGCATGTGTTCAACAAGGCTCTCTCAGCCGGGGAATTTTTCATCCAGATACAACCGAAATACTCCTTTTCTACCGGATCTCTTATCGGGGGGGAAGCCTTGGTCAGATGGAAGCATCCAACCAGAGGATTGTTGATGCCCTCACAATTCATTCCACTTTTGGAGAAACATAATCTCCTTATCGCGTTGGACATGTATGTCCTGAAGCTAGTGTGTAAGCTGTTTGTCCAATGGAAGGCTGAGGGTAAACCACTTTTGCCTGTCTCGGTCAACCAGTCAAGGGCACATCTCTTTGTCACAAATTACGAGGAGAGCTTGGTAGCATTGGTTGACCACTATGGTATTGACCACAAACTTATGGAATTCGAATTGACTGAGACCTTGTTCCTTCATGACCTTACCCATCTATCTTCTGTATTGAAATCACTGAGGGCTCAGGGATTCTTGGTCTCCCTTGATGATTTTGGTTCTGGGTACTCATCCCTTACCATGCTCAAGGATGTTCAGATTGATGTGATCAAGATGGACCAAGGATTTTTCACCGACCTTACAAGCAACGCGCAGGGAAGGATGGTGATCCAACATGTCATAGCCATGGCGAAAGATCTTGGGATTACCACCATTGCTGAAGGTGTGGAGAGTGAGGAACAAGCCAGGATGCTCGCTTCCATGGGCTGCGACGGTGTGCAGGGGTACTTCTACAGCCAACCGTTGGAAGTCAGCGAGTATGGGCAGTTGCTGAGCGACGACACTCCACGCTGTTTTCTCTAG
- a CDS encoding AEC family transporter, protein MIISTLFQMLPIILVVLGGFLLSSIEAIKVEDLVRIVSDFFMPALVFISLTESSLSGAVIGDIAKASALVSLLLFPLALGWAKLAKQDMRSTIPPLVFMNSGFLGIPLMELWGGSEAMNLILIYDQIQGIFLFTLGLLIITGGFSRKGLLNMLHSPILWAVLLGFLVRMLPITMPKAIVSTFTFAGSAASPLAAFTLGVSLKRIRFTFDRHIIGGLAIRFIGGYAVGYLAASIVGLSGLSKTVVIVATALPSAVFTSVLPLRYGLKNEFSSTMVLVSSLMGIFTIPITIALAS, encoded by the coding sequence ATGATTATCTCCACACTATTCCAGATGCTTCCCATTATCCTTGTTGTCTTGGGTGGTTTTTTACTGAGCAGCATCGAGGCAATCAAGGTGGAAGACCTTGTACGCATTGTCTCTGACTTCTTCATGCCTGCACTGGTGTTCATCTCGCTGACTGAAAGTTCACTCAGCGGAGCGGTTATTGGAGATATTGCAAAGGCTTCGGCTTTGGTCTCTCTTTTGCTCTTCCCTCTCGCACTGGGGTGGGCAAAGCTTGCAAAACAGGATATGCGTAGCACAATCCCCCCACTGGTATTCATGAACTCCGGGTTTCTCGGTATTCCTCTGATGGAACTGTGGGGAGGAAGTGAGGCAATGAACCTGATCCTCATCTATGACCAGATCCAGGGTATTTTTCTCTTCACGTTGGGTCTGCTGATCATCACCGGAGGGTTCAGCAGGAAAGGGTTGTTGAACATGCTCCACTCACCGATTCTCTGGGCAGTTTTGCTTGGATTCCTTGTAAGAATGCTTCCCATCACCATGCCGAAGGCGATTGTCTCAACTTTCACCTTCGCAGGAAGTGCCGCAAGCCCACTGGCAGCCTTTACCCTCGGGGTCTCACTGAAGAGAATCCGCTTCACCTTCGACCGACATATCATCGGGGGCTTGGCCATCCGATTCATCGGAGGATATGCCGTTGGCTATCTTGCTGCTTCCATTGTTGGACTTAGCGGACTATCAAAGACGGTAGTGATTGTAGCGACGGCACTCCCTTCAGCAGTCTTCACAAGTGTATTGCCACTTCGCTATGGATTGAAGAATGAGTTTTCCAGCACTATGGTCTTGGTCAGTTCACTGATGGGGATTTTCACCATCCCCATCACCATTGCCCTTGCTTCCTGA
- a CDS encoding serpin family protein, with translation MRKIILLFLVLLSAGSLVAQPLQEKPPSQSYSEIASTFSDRLFFTGYKKEGNRMISPLSALLALSMTMNGAVGETKSEMLTVLTDSLYTSASLNAESETYLNSLRQESVLDISNSIWMNDAFQISPVFLDSIRTNYQGVAQSLDFQDPSSAGIINAYVKKATRGAIADIIDRTSPDMLMYLINTIAFKDDWKEQFSGSDTRDGTFFAEHEKKTVPFMNQEKQFPYLDGDNHQFIVLPYANERYSFVALLPNKSISIRSFLAKYEDRPFSQMLFDWAELGKETLVRLSLPKFESRYQESLVSSLSTMGMKKAFTPGVADFSAMLSSDQAPLHIDEVLHKSFIRVDEEGTEAAAVTAVMIRLTSFMPRESVEMRLNRPFFYAILDMQEEIPLFMGILDTP, from the coding sequence ATGCGTAAAATCATATTACTGTTTTTGGTCCTTTTGTCCGCAGGGTCTCTTGTTGCCCAACCCTTGCAAGAAAAGCCCCCTTCCCAGTCATATAGTGAAATTGCAAGCACCTTTTCAGATCGTCTCTTCTTTACCGGTTATAAGAAGGAAGGCAACCGCATGATCAGCCCGCTCTCAGCCCTGCTTGCCCTCTCCATGACCATGAATGGAGCTGTAGGGGAAACAAAAAGCGAAATGCTTACCGTACTCACTGATTCTCTCTATACATCCGCTTCACTGAACGCGGAGAGTGAAACGTATCTGAATTCCCTCAGACAAGAGAGCGTATTGGATATTTCCAACAGCATCTGGATGAATGATGCATTCCAGATCTCACCGGTGTTCCTCGATTCAATCAGGACAAACTACCAAGGAGTTGCTCAGTCCCTTGACTTCCAGGACCCCTCCAGTGCAGGAATTATCAACGCATATGTAAAGAAAGCCACCCGAGGGGCAATTGCGGACATTATCGATCGCACCTCACCTGATATGCTTATGTATCTTATCAATACCATTGCATTCAAGGATGACTGGAAAGAACAGTTTTCAGGCAGTGATACCAGGGATGGCACGTTCTTCGCTGAACACGAGAAGAAGACAGTCCCTTTCATGAACCAGGAAAAGCAGTTCCCTTACCTTGATGGGGATAACCATCAGTTCATCGTCCTCCCCTATGCCAATGAGCGGTACTCCTTTGTTGCGCTCTTGCCGAACAAATCAATTTCCATCAGGTCCTTCCTTGCCAAGTACGAGGATAGGCCATTCAGCCAGATGCTCTTCGATTGGGCAGAGCTGGGCAAAGAGACCCTGGTGAGGCTGAGTCTTCCAAAATTTGAGAGCCGATACCAGGAAAGCCTGGTCTCCTCGCTGAGTACCATGGGAATGAAAAAAGCCTTCACCCCCGGCGTTGCCGATTTCTCTGCTATGCTTAGCTCTGATCAGGCTCCTCTTCATATTGACGAGGTGCTGCATAAGAGCTTTATCCGCGTAGATGAAGAAGGAACCGAGGCTGCAGCGGTCACAGCTGTCATGATACGGCTCACAAGTTTCATGCCCAGAGAATCGGTCGAGATGCGTCTCAACCGGCCATTCTTCTATGCCATTTTGGATATGCAGGAAGAGATACCTCTGTTCATGGGAATCCTGGACACCCCATGA
- a CDS encoding 4Fe-4S binding protein, giving the protein MKQSRGKVQRIRKIIQLVFFLWVVTVIALSEAVANGFTLPFSMETVSLHAICPFGGVVTLWNLIKDGILIRKIHESAVVLASLSVLLAVLFGPVICSWVCPFGTFQEWIGKLGRRLFPRRYNTFVPKRLDRYLRFLRYGILVWVLVMTALSATLVFQPYDPYYALFSLIHREFALAGLVVLFIIILLSLFVERPFCKYACPYGAFLGLFNKIRIFKIRRNNELCISCSACNKACPMNIDVAGREVVSSGQCISCMACTSEDACPVSDTVLTSINKKHKGISIRRIGIITVLVIVGGIMLSMVLGLWRTTSSKQPALLKEGEFAGAPNPGDIRGSYTFEDVAKAFPVPLPILLDAFGVEEGTMRLGSLEEIWAGAIPEGAEVGTDSIRLFVSVYTGFPFTAEEGTLLPTSAVRVLEREGKEADPRFALIKEEAIELTVDPSVEIAAPALEITGKTTVQEVLDKGISLSLIESILGTVENKRESIKVIAESQGLSFSEVKLKLLE; this is encoded by the coding sequence ATGAAACAGTCACGAGGAAAAGTGCAACGAATACGGAAAATTATACAACTGGTATTCTTTCTTTGGGTGGTTACGGTAATTGCCTTGAGTGAAGCGGTTGCAAATGGATTTACACTACCATTCTCCATGGAAACAGTTTCCCTGCATGCCATATGCCCCTTCGGCGGGGTGGTAACGCTGTGGAACCTCATAAAAGATGGTATCCTGATCAGGAAGATTCATGAGTCAGCGGTAGTTCTAGCATCACTCTCGGTGCTCTTGGCGGTTCTTTTTGGACCGGTTATCTGTTCGTGGGTCTGTCCATTTGGGACATTTCAGGAGTGGATCGGGAAGCTCGGGAGGAGGCTCTTTCCCCGACGATACAACACCTTCGTCCCCAAGCGTCTTGACCGTTACCTACGATTCCTGCGGTATGGTATCCTTGTGTGGGTATTGGTTATGACCGCTCTCTCTGCGACCTTGGTTTTTCAACCCTATGACCCCTACTATGCACTCTTCTCACTCATTCATCGTGAGTTTGCACTAGCTGGACTTGTTGTATTATTCATCATCATCTTGCTTTCACTCTTCGTGGAGCGTCCCTTTTGTAAGTATGCCTGTCCCTATGGTGCCTTTCTTGGGCTCTTCAACAAGATCAGGATATTCAAGATACGAAGAAATAATGAGCTTTGTATCAGCTGTTCTGCTTGCAATAAAGCTTGCCCCATGAACATTGATGTAGCTGGGAGGGAAGTGGTCTCCTCAGGTCAGTGTATCTCCTGCATGGCTTGCACCAGTGAAGATGCATGTCCTGTCTCTGATACTGTGCTCACTTCCATCAACAAGAAACACAAAGGAATTTCCATTCGGCGTATCGGTATCATAACGGTTCTAGTAATCGTAGGGGGCATCATGCTCTCCATGGTGCTTGGACTCTGGAGAACTACCAGCAGCAAGCAACCGGCACTGTTGAAGGAAGGGGAGTTTGCAGGAGCTCCAAATCCAGGAGATATCAGAGGAAGCTATACCTTTGAAGATGTGGCAAAGGCGTTTCCAGTTCCTCTCCCCATACTCCTGGATGCATTTGGCGTAGAAGAGGGAACGATGCGTCTTGGCTCCCTTGAGGAGATCTGGGCAGGTGCCATCCCTGAAGGAGCAGAGGTTGGAACTGACTCCATCAGGCTCTTTGTATCGGTATATACCGGATTCCCGTTTACCGCAGAAGAGGGAACCTTGCTACCCACCAGTGCAGTGCGCGTGTTGGAGCGTGAAGGGAAGGAAGCTGACCCTCGCTTTGCACTGATCAAGGAAGAGGCAATTGAACTTACAGTCGACCCAAGTGTGGAAATTGCCGCTCCTGCCCTCGAGATCACCGGGAAGACCACGGTACAGGAAGTTTTGGACAAAGGCATCAGTCTTTCCCTGATTGAGTCAATCCTGGGTACAGTGGAGAACAAGCGTGAGAGTATCAAGGTGATTGCTGAATCACAGGGTCTGAGTTTTAGTGAGGTGAAGCTCAAGCTCCTTGAGTAA
- a CDS encoding LCCL domain-containing protein, with translation MNKLLRIGVGVIMLSLLFLGCTSASLSFSHGIPEIQLGYDHGAFIEALNYVPDVEPWLMSGDMFSERVGDLFTLDLPPGGSDLAIWGTGVYTGDSNVGTAAVHSGLISFEEGGRVYFKILEGRSYYRGSTQKGVTSLTYGSWPLSFMFTDKKGNLLEEDILEEYVIGWNTNADFLNLFAGEEVTVSLPPGGTEETIWGSGPYSSDSPIGTAAVHAGKISFEEGGEVTIRFMEEAPRFNGSTKHGVSSESFDGPLEAFIFL, from the coding sequence ATGAACAAGTTACTAAGAATCGGTGTTGGAGTTATTATGCTTTCCCTGCTGTTTCTAGGCTGTACATCTGCCTCGCTCTCATTTTCACACGGTATTCCAGAGATCCAATTAGGGTATGACCATGGTGCATTCATCGAAGCACTCAATTACGTCCCCGATGTCGAGCCATGGTTGATGAGTGGGGACATGTTCAGCGAACGGGTCGGTGATCTCTTTACACTCGACTTGCCGCCTGGAGGGTCCGATCTCGCAATATGGGGGACCGGGGTCTATACCGGTGACAGCAATGTAGGAACAGCAGCTGTGCACAGTGGCCTGATATCCTTTGAGGAAGGTGGCAGAGTATACTTCAAAATCCTTGAAGGTCGTTCATACTACAGAGGCAGTACCCAGAAAGGAGTAACATCACTTACCTATGGTTCATGGCCACTCAGTTTCATGTTTACCGACAAGAAAGGCAATCTGCTTGAGGAAGACATACTGGAAGAGTATGTCATCGGCTGGAATACAAATGCTGATTTCCTCAATCTGTTTGCAGGGGAAGAAGTGACTGTCTCTCTCCCACCAGGAGGAACAGAGGAGACCATCTGGGGTTCCGGACCTTACAGCAGTGACAGCCCAATTGGAACAGCCGCTGTCCATGCAGGAAAAATCTCTTTTGAAGAGGGAGGAGAGGTGACCATCCGATTCATGGAGGAAGCTCCTCGATTCAACGGGTCCACCAAACATGGAGTCAGTTCCGAATCGTTCGACGGTCCATTGGAGGCCTTTATATTCCTCTAA